A part of Toxotes jaculatrix isolate fToxJac2 chromosome 24, fToxJac2.pri, whole genome shotgun sequence genomic DNA contains:
- the LOC121177988 gene encoding adrenodoxin-like, translating to MALVTALRRLAHFRIREYSRRTTAAISGDWLTGQRSFTTGTQPVRSDNKVTVHFINRDGEKITVKGSPGDSLLDVVINEDLDFDGFGACEGTLACSTCHLIFDEEVYKKLGPVTDEEMDMLDLAYGLTDTSRLGCQICLTKTLDGMVAKVPESVADIRQSKDESA from the exons ATGGCTCTGGTAACGGCGTTAAGAAGACTGGCTCACTTTAGGATACGAGAATACTCTCGGAGGACGACGGCAGCAATTTCGGGTGACTGGCTGACGGGTCAGAGGAGTTTCACCACCGGCACACAGCCCGTGAG GTCGGACAATAAGGTGACGGTCCACTTCATCAACAGAGACGGGGAGAAGATCACAGTGAAAGGGTCTCCTGGAGACTCGCTGCTAGATGTCGTCATTAACGAAGACCTCGACTTTGATGGCTTTG GGGCGTGTGAGGGAACGCTGGCATGCTCCACATGCCATCTGATCTTTGATGAGGAAGTCTACAAGAAGCTGGGGCCGGTCACGGATGAGGAGATGGACATGTTGGACTTAGCCTACGGCCTGACTGACAC GTCTCGTCTGGGCTGCCAGATCTGTCTGACGAAGACTCTGGACGGCATGGTGGCCAAAGTTCCAGAGAGCGTAGCCGACATCCGACAGAGCAAAGACGAATCGGCTTAA
- the stradb gene encoding STE20-related kinase adapter protein beta isoform X1, protein MSFLDCSCISHAQVQPMDIEERYEDTSHQFLSCDGSEYTLQGPAGGDDITGLSAEPAHYQLLSELGRGFNNLSQVSMARHIPTGQLVAVKQTNLDECTEEELLQLMNEVLLSRLFRHANLLTSRLVFSSCCQLWVLTPLMAYGSADTLLRTYFPDGMSESLIAYLLHGVLKALEYLHRMGYVHRGVKASHILLSGEGRVYLSGLHSVFSMMREGKRMRAVFDMPHHSPALLPWLSPELLRQDLHGYGVKSDIYSLGIVACELVSGRVPFQDMPPTQMLLQKLRGSHCCLLDVAPFPLGELGGLKVSRSGVDSGIGESVATGSLTHSATAPPTDRPQSPGPKNHSATLHNLVQLCLQQQPERRPSASALLTHAFFKQVKRHTRDSFLSLMYPAVPLTSPEDPPVSCPPGPSCHAPTSPTADAPEAVWDFS, encoded by the exons ATGTCTTTCTTG GACTGTTCCTGCATCTCCCACGCTCAGGTCCAGCCCATGGACATAGAGGAGCGCTATGAGGACACCAGCCACCAGTTCCTG AGCTGTGACGGTTCTGAATACACTCTGCAAGGGCCGGCAGGTGGAGATGACATCACAGGGCTGTCAGCTGAGCCAGCCCACTaccagctgctgtctgagctgG gGAGGGGCTTCAATAACCTGAGCCAGGTGAGCATGGCACGGCACATCCCGACTGGCCAGCTGGTGGCCGTCAAACAAACCAACCTGGATGAGTGCACGGaagaggagctgctgcagctcatg AACGAGGTCCTGCTGTCCAGGCTTTTCCGTCACGCAAACCTGCTGACCTCTCGCCTGGTTTTCAGCTCCTGCTGCCAGCTGTGGGTCCTCACGCCACTCATGGCTTACG gCTCTGCAGACACCTTGCTGAGGACGTATTTCCCAGATGGAATGAGTGAATCCCTGATAGCGTACTTGCTGCACGGGGTGCTGAAAGCGTTGGAATACCTGCACCGGATGGGCTACGTTCACCG gggagTGAAGGCCAGTCATATCCTGCTGTCAGGGGAGGGGCGTGTTTACCTCTCAGGGCTGCACAGTGTCTTCAGTATGATGCGTGAGGGGAAGAGGATGAGGGCAGTGTTCGACATGCCCCACCACAGTCCCGCCCTGCTGCCCTGGCTCAGCCCTGAACTACTGAGACAG GACCTGCACGGTTACGGAGTAAAGTCGGACATCTACAGTTTAGGTATCGTGGCCTGTGAGCTGGTCAGCGGCAGGGTGCCTTTCCAGGACATGCCGCCCACTCAG ATGCTTCTTCAGAAGCTGCGCGGCTCCCACTGCTGCCTGCTGGATGTGGCCCCCTTCCCGCTCGGCGAGCTGGGGGGGCTGAAGGTGTCGCGGTCCGGGGTGGACTCCGGCATCGGGGAGAGCGTGGCCACCGGAAGCCTGACGCACAGCGCCACCGCTCCTCCCACCGACCGACCTCAGAGCCCCGGACCTAAAAACCACTCAGCCACCCTGCACAACCTGGTCcagctgtgtctgcagcagcagcctgagcgCAG ACCGTCAGCATCTGCACTGTTGACCCACGCCTTCTTCAAGCAG GTGAAGAGACACACCAGAGACTCCTTCCTCAGCCTCATGTACCCAGCAGTGCCCCTCACCAGCCCCGAGGACCCTCCAGTATCCTGCCCCCCCGGCCCGTCCTGCCACGCTCCGACATCACCCACCGCCGACGCTCCTGAGGCTGTGTGGGACTTCTcctaa
- the stradb gene encoding STE20-related kinase adapter protein beta isoform X2, translated as MDIEERYEDTSHQFLSCDGSEYTLQGPAGGDDITGLSAEPAHYQLLSELGRGFNNLSQVSMARHIPTGQLVAVKQTNLDECTEEELLQLMNEVLLSRLFRHANLLTSRLVFSSCCQLWVLTPLMAYGSADTLLRTYFPDGMSESLIAYLLHGVLKALEYLHRMGYVHRGVKASHILLSGEGRVYLSGLHSVFSMMREGKRMRAVFDMPHHSPALLPWLSPELLRQDLHGYGVKSDIYSLGIVACELVSGRVPFQDMPPTQMLLQKLRGSHCCLLDVAPFPLGELGGLKVSRSGVDSGIGESVATGSLTHSATAPPTDRPQSPGPKNHSATLHNLVQLCLQQQPERRPSASALLTHAFFKQVKRHTRDSFLSLMYPAVPLTSPEDPPVSCPPGPSCHAPTSPTADAPEAVWDFS; from the exons ATGGACATAGAGGAGCGCTATGAGGACACCAGCCACCAGTTCCTG AGCTGTGACGGTTCTGAATACACTCTGCAAGGGCCGGCAGGTGGAGATGACATCACAGGGCTGTCAGCTGAGCCAGCCCACTaccagctgctgtctgagctgG gGAGGGGCTTCAATAACCTGAGCCAGGTGAGCATGGCACGGCACATCCCGACTGGCCAGCTGGTGGCCGTCAAACAAACCAACCTGGATGAGTGCACGGaagaggagctgctgcagctcatg AACGAGGTCCTGCTGTCCAGGCTTTTCCGTCACGCAAACCTGCTGACCTCTCGCCTGGTTTTCAGCTCCTGCTGCCAGCTGTGGGTCCTCACGCCACTCATGGCTTACG gCTCTGCAGACACCTTGCTGAGGACGTATTTCCCAGATGGAATGAGTGAATCCCTGATAGCGTACTTGCTGCACGGGGTGCTGAAAGCGTTGGAATACCTGCACCGGATGGGCTACGTTCACCG gggagTGAAGGCCAGTCATATCCTGCTGTCAGGGGAGGGGCGTGTTTACCTCTCAGGGCTGCACAGTGTCTTCAGTATGATGCGTGAGGGGAAGAGGATGAGGGCAGTGTTCGACATGCCCCACCACAGTCCCGCCCTGCTGCCCTGGCTCAGCCCTGAACTACTGAGACAG GACCTGCACGGTTACGGAGTAAAGTCGGACATCTACAGTTTAGGTATCGTGGCCTGTGAGCTGGTCAGCGGCAGGGTGCCTTTCCAGGACATGCCGCCCACTCAG ATGCTTCTTCAGAAGCTGCGCGGCTCCCACTGCTGCCTGCTGGATGTGGCCCCCTTCCCGCTCGGCGAGCTGGGGGGGCTGAAGGTGTCGCGGTCCGGGGTGGACTCCGGCATCGGGGAGAGCGTGGCCACCGGAAGCCTGACGCACAGCGCCACCGCTCCTCCCACCGACCGACCTCAGAGCCCCGGACCTAAAAACCACTCAGCCACCCTGCACAACCTGGTCcagctgtgtctgcagcagcagcctgagcgCAG ACCGTCAGCATCTGCACTGTTGACCCACGCCTTCTTCAAGCAG GTGAAGAGACACACCAGAGACTCCTTCCTCAGCCTCATGTACCCAGCAGTGCCCCTCACCAGCCCCGAGGACCCTCCAGTATCCTGCCCCCCCGGCCCGTCCTGCCACGCTCCGACATCACCCACCGCCGACGCTCCTGAGGCTGTGTGGGACTTCTcctaa